The following are encoded in a window of Acidobacteriota bacterium genomic DNA:
- a CDS encoding tetratricopeptide repeat protein, with protein MMTNGNDKLIYRLAETELEPLSGLVKRDGQEKYLRPKTLQVLLHLLEQRPRLVTKEELLTQVWQDVAVTDDALVQSIVEIRKALGDNSQQPRFIKTFPKTGYRFIGEVETLNATLVVEEITSVEIEYEETVERPAEAALTETFPQAVALAPSRFRRSSPRLLAPLVALALLLPLGGYVYWRAKSEPLPAISLPRVPGKKPVAVMYFENRANDRELDWLREGLADMLIASLSRSQRLTLLSRQQLAALLSHTGNANAAPIKLADGLEIARRAQAELFILGGFARLGDKVRIDVTLHDARTGQLQAAESLIADTPAQILTQIDLLSLKLAAHLGASLAESDAQRGLAAVMTNNLDAYRYYSLALEQAQMFQFHEAIALFEKALALDPQFALAHARIGYVYAVRMGQGEKAKPYLEKALAFGDRLSEKDKLFIAAWQANAAHDGARASEVYQELAARYPLETEVYQRLSWLLQSQNRYEEALTVTRQGLLTDPEGKDLYNALGTVCLRLGRNEEALAAFQRYLQLAPTDPNAWDSLALFHQWIGQYAEAEAAYNRALALNPESGVAILHLGHLRFQQGRYRAASEQYRRFIEIARDDNARARGCEFLAWVALQQGNAASAAAAAKEEVRYKPASLWNSLVLALQRRDQAAVTKLSETFFTPASYKLYKENGQLRIGEYQRGYVALRQGRAAEALQHFRAALQQRAVEWHIDSFESCLADAYLELGRADEAIAEYERILKINPNYPLAHYRLGQAYERKGDSTQARAAYQRFLQVWREADADLPEVLDAKACLSR; from the coding sequence ATGATGACCAATGGCAACGACAAGCTGATTTACCGGTTGGCCGAGACCGAACTGGAACCGCTCAGCGGGCTGGTGAAACGGGACGGCCAGGAAAAGTACCTGCGCCCCAAAACGTTGCAGGTGTTGTTGCACCTGCTCGAACAGCGCCCGCGCCTGGTCACCAAAGAAGAACTGCTCACCCAGGTTTGGCAGGACGTCGCCGTGACTGACGACGCGCTTGTCCAAAGCATCGTCGAGATTCGCAAGGCGCTCGGCGACAATTCGCAACAGCCGCGCTTCATCAAAACCTTTCCCAAAACCGGCTACCGTTTCATCGGCGAGGTCGAAACGCTCAACGCCACGCTGGTCGTCGAAGAGATCACTTCGGTCGAGATCGAATATGAAGAGACGGTAGAGCGACCGGCGGAGGCGGCGCTGACTGAGACTTTCCCACAGGCGGTTGCGCTTGCGCCCAGCCGCTTCCGCCGCTCGTCCCCGCGCCTGTTAGCGCCGCTGGTGGCGCTCGCATTGCTGCTCCCGCTGGGCGGCTATGTTTATTGGCGCGCCAAGTCTGAGCCGTTGCCGGCCATCAGCCTGCCGCGTGTGCCAGGCAAAAAGCCTGTGGCCGTGATGTATTTTGAAAATCGCGCCAACGACCGCGAACTGGATTGGTTGCGCGAAGGCTTGGCCGACATGCTCATCGCCAGTCTCTCGCGTTCGCAGCGGTTGACGCTGCTCAGCCGCCAGCAATTGGCGGCGCTGCTCAGCCATACGGGCAACGCCAACGCAGCGCCCATCAAACTCGCAGACGGTTTGGAAATCGCCCGGCGCGCGCAAGCTGAGTTGTTCATCCTCGGCGGTTTTGCGCGGCTGGGCGACAAGGTGCGCATTGATGTCACGCTGCACGACGCACGCACCGGCCAATTGCAAGCGGCGGAATCGCTGATTGCCGATACGCCCGCGCAAATCCTGACGCAAATTGATTTGCTCTCGCTCAAGCTGGCGGCGCATCTGGGCGCGTCGTTGGCTGAATCAGACGCGCAACGCGGGCTGGCGGCGGTGATGACGAACAATCTGGATGCCTATCGTTATTACTCGCTCGCGCTCGAACAGGCGCAGATGTTTCAGTTTCACGAAGCCATCGCGCTGTTTGAAAAAGCCCTCGCGCTCGATCCGCAATTCGCACTGGCCCACGCGCGCATCGGTTACGTTTACGCCGTGCGCATGGGGCAGGGCGAAAAGGCCAAGCCGTATCTGGAAAAGGCGCTGGCGTTCGGTGACCGCTTAAGCGAAAAGGACAAGCTGTTTATCGCGGCGTGGCAGGCCAATGCGGCACACGATGGCGCGCGCGCCAGCGAAGTTTATCAGGAACTGGCTGCGCGCTACCCGCTGGAAACGGAGGTGTACCAGCGGCTCAGTTGGCTGTTGCAGTCGCAGAACCGCTATGAAGAAGCGTTGACGGTTACGCGGCAAGGGTTGCTGACCGACCCCGAAGGGAAAGACCTCTATAACGCGCTCGGCACGGTTTGTCTGCGGCTGGGGCGGAATGAGGAGGCGCTGGCCGCCTTTCAACGTTACCTCCAGCTTGCGCCGACCGATCCGAATGCGTGGGATTCGCTCGCGCTGTTCCATCAATGGATTGGGCAGTATGCCGAGGCCGAAGCGGCGTACAACCGCGCGCTCGCGCTCAATCCCGAATCGGGCGTGGCGATCCTTCATCTGGGGCATCTGCGCTTTCAGCAAGGACGCTATCGCGCGGCCAGCGAACAATACCGGCGCTTTATTGAAATCGCCCGCGATGACAACGCGCGGGCGCGGGGCTGCGAATTTCTGGCTTGGGTTGCGTTGCAGCAAGGCAATGCGGCGAGCGCGGCGGCGGCGGCAAAAGAAGAAGTCCGCTATAAACCGGCTTCGTTGTGGAACTCACTCGTGCTGGCGCTACAGCGGCGCGATCAGGCGGCGGTGACGAAACTGAGCGAGACCTTCTTCACGCCCGCGTCATACAAATTGTATAAAGAAAACGGCCAACTGCGCATCGGGGAATATCAGCGCGGCTACGTAGCCTTGCGGCAAGGGCGCGCGGCTGAAGCGCTGCAACATTTCCGCGCAGCGTTACAACAGCGCGCCGTCGAATGGCACATTGATTCGTTCGAAAGTTGTCTGGCCGATGCCTATCTCGAACTAGGGCGCGCCGACGAAGCGATTGCCGAATACGAACGCATCCTGAAGATCAATCCCAACTATCCGCTCGCGCATTACCGGCTCGGACAGGCTTACGAACGCAAGGGGGACAGCACTCAGGCGCGCGCGGCGTACCAGCGTTTTTTGCAAGTCTGGCGCGAAGCCGACGCTGACTTGCCTGAAGTGCTGGACGCCAAGGCGTGCCTGTCCCGATAG
- a CDS encoding IPT/TIG domain-containing protein, which yields MTTFRLTSACILFAIALTCAPAWFVSRASHAAVAAQGQSTPATVIRTIVYRQISDFQNGASFIGQLKLSADGSRLVFSTGDRNTGNKTVFTINSDGTGLTQVFDYATFRSAAVPFVDISANGSRIIWTDGQGEIFSANSDGNNRQRIATEIPGGFGPIGLGLENYAPRLTADGNRVYFYARSNTYETEGVFVIDFNGANLRRLFSFRQIADLVGLSTNTIDNCGGGRFTHNLDISDNGARLIIGVGCLSAGGATLTFDSTTLRSLVSATGRVPGDGDQRLALSGDGGKILSARAVGNEERTVFSLNFDGSTQTKLLAPFSINGLSIGGLTTNGAQALVSTGSHALPLLNTNGSGRVDLLIPTDCDVDLLFGGDDRSYSSLAANGRRFAFRTRVPGAPEQLWVADIDPATTGDAPRITEITFNPSYVVANNGSTATFTARATDAQGGQGGLRRRTCGNTLRNGAYEFRYLSGGTPFGLALFDNGTQGGDQTANDGLFTQNQVRSDLAPPDPNTALQIRTHAIATSLRQITAVDATPFFVLAQAPGGAGPMLVSITPPSGPAGIQVKLTGSNFDPVAANNVVLFGNRQARVLSATADGTMLEVIVPPDLSAGTAPVTVTVRAQTSNAVNFTVTGGGTPTPTPTPGGGVTVTDHRMSGGPIPADCVPPTLKTSFAPTDPMAYQWTFISGFQNGALIRWEWVQPNGSIYKQFQAPINNTAQNVCFWDAINIAGQAAAALPGNWQVRVFYNGNLLLTENFTISSAPGNCVTELKVDDGTVESSIGFRAGASNASFVNRLTPTSYPATLQSISIFFTNSLDALPIGSSITVLVAANPSGSSTLTTPTYQTAAARINTANAFNRYDVPPLTITSGDFVIGFRVDVPPEIYPAMLDDNSPSQMRSYYATGTGNLRLLDSVTGLAGNFLIRAQLQGTNCPTPTPTVTPTPTATPTPTATPTPTPTPSPNPTPTPPTSRTVRLVCGSATPGGTLTVPIELIAQGDENALGFGLAFDPAILTYQSAARGSSVSNGALNINTNQLAQGRVGLALALDFGVTFPAGTRQIINVTFAVSATTTANGTTLDFSDQPIRRQVSNANAQALPANFIGCTTISITRGYEADVTPRPGGKNDGTIAITDWVLVGRFAAGLDTAAVGSEFQRADCAPRDSKGDGQLAIVDWVQAGRYAANLDAAQTVGGPTAPSGLRNADFGLRNASRSATRNQQQRVLRVADALLARGQTNTLNIELDAVGDENALGFSLNFDPNVLTFVSAAAGSGASDALLITNNTQTAAGRLGLALALPAGQRLRAGRQAIATVRFNAAANSGATTTIGFGDQPIRRQFSDANANALQATYTNGTLTLGNALASVSAASFLGEQLAAQSIVAAFGVNLAASVVTANQVPLPTTLAGTTVSVRDSFGVERLAPLFFVAPEQINYLLPPGTAPGEAAITVTNGAGARSLGNITIAAVAPGLFAANANGQGVAAAVALRIKANGAQSFETIARFDTATQRFVSTPIDLGPAGEQVFLLLFGTGLRGRSALTATTALIGGVNAEVSFAGAQGDLVGLDQVNVAVPRTLIGRGEVDIVLTVDGKATNVVRVNIK from the coding sequence ATGACAACCTTCAGACTTACCAGCGCCTGCATCCTGTTCGCCATCGCCCTAACTTGCGCGCCCGCCTGGTTCGTCAGCCGGGCCAGTCACGCCGCCGTAGCCGCGCAGGGACAGTCAACCCCGGCCACCGTGATCCGCACCATCGTCTACCGCCAGATCAGCGACTTTCAGAACGGCGCCTCTTTTATCGGCCAGTTAAAGCTCAGCGCCGACGGATCAAGGCTGGTCTTCTCCACCGGCGACCGGAACACCGGCAACAAGACGGTCTTCACCATCAACAGCGATGGGACGGGGCTGACGCAGGTCTTCGATTACGCCACCTTCCGCAGCGCAGCCGTCCCCTTCGTAGACATCAGCGCCAACGGCTCTCGGATCATTTGGACCGACGGCCAGGGCGAAATCTTCAGCGCCAACAGCGACGGCAACAACCGGCAGCGCATCGCCACCGAAATACCGGGCGGCTTTGGCCCCATCGGGTTGGGCCTCGAAAACTACGCGCCGCGGCTCACGGCGGACGGCAACCGCGTCTATTTTTATGCCCGGAGCAATACCTACGAGACCGAAGGCGTCTTCGTGATTGATTTCAACGGCGCGAATTTGCGGCGGCTTTTCAGCTTCCGGCAAATCGCCGACCTCGTCGGCCTGAGCACCAACACGATTGACAATTGCGGTGGCGGCAGATTCACGCACAACCTGGACATTTCCGATAACGGCGCGCGCTTGATCATTGGGGTTGGTTGTCTGAGCGCGGGAGGCGCTACGCTCACCTTTGACAGCACGACGCTGCGCAGCCTCGTCAGCGCAACCGGGCGGGTGCCGGGCGATGGTGACCAGCGCCTGGCCCTCAGTGGCGATGGCGGCAAGATCTTATCGGCCCGCGCGGTAGGCAACGAGGAACGCACTGTCTTTTCGCTGAACTTCGACGGCAGCACCCAAACCAAATTGCTGGCACCCTTCAGCATCAATGGTCTGAGCATCGGCGGGCTGACCACCAATGGCGCGCAGGCCCTGGTTTCGACCGGCAGTCATGCGTTGCCGCTGCTCAACACCAACGGCAGCGGGCGTGTAGACCTGTTGATTCCCACCGATTGCGACGTTGATCTGCTCTTTGGCGGGGATGACCGCAGCTACAGTTCGCTGGCCGCCAACGGGCGGCGCTTCGCGTTCCGCACGCGCGTGCCCGGCGCGCCCGAACAGCTTTGGGTAGCCGACATTGATCCCGCCACGACTGGCGACGCTCCCCGCATCACTGAGATAACTTTCAATCCGTCGTATGTTGTCGCCAACAACGGGTCCACGGCGACGTTCACCGCACGCGCCACTGACGCGCAGGGCGGGCAAGGCGGCTTGCGCCGCCGCACCTGCGGCAACACGCTCAGAAACGGCGCCTATGAGTTCCGTTACCTGAGCGGTGGGACACCCTTTGGCCTCGCGCTGTTCGACAACGGCACGCAGGGCGGCGACCAAACGGCCAACGACGGACTTTTCACGCAGAACCAAGTACGCAGCGATCTGGCCCCGCCCGATCCCAACACGGCGCTGCAGATTCGCACGCACGCCATCGCTACTTCCCTGCGCCAGATCACCGCCGTAGATGCCACGCCTTTCTTCGTGCTCGCGCAAGCGCCGGGCGGCGCGGGGCCGATGCTCGTTTCGATCACGCCGCCGAGCGGCCCGGCAGGCATTCAAGTCAAGCTCACCGGCAGCAATTTCGATCCGGTCGCCGCCAACAACGTCGTGCTCTTTGGCAACCGGCAGGCGCGCGTGCTCAGTGCTACCGCTGACGGCACGATGCTCGAAGTCATCGTCCCGCCCGACTTATCCGCAGGCACTGCGCCCGTGACCGTCACCGTCCGTGCGCAAACCAGCAACGCGGTTAATTTCACCGTCACCGGCGGCGGCACGCCCACGCCCACGCCCACGCCCGGCGGCGGCGTCACGGTCACCGACCACCGCATGAGCGGCGGCCCCATTCCCGCCGACTGCGTCCCCCCAACGCTGAAAACCAGCTTCGCGCCGACCGATCCGATGGCATATCAATGGACGTTCATTTCAGGCTTTCAAAACGGAGCGTTGATCCGTTGGGAATGGGTTCAACCGAACGGCTCGATCTACAAGCAGTTTCAAGCCCCGATCAACAACACCGCCCAAAATGTCTGTTTCTGGGATGCGATAAACATCGCCGGTCAGGCCGCCGCCGCCTTGCCCGGCAACTGGCAGGTGCGCGTGTTTTATAACGGCAACCTGCTCTTGACTGAAAACTTCACCATCAGCTCTGCGCCCGGCAATTGCGTCACCGAGCTAAAAGTAGACGATGGAACCGTTGAAAGCTCGATTGGCTTTCGCGCGGGCGCCAGCAACGCGAGCTTCGTCAACCGGCTGACGCCCACCAGCTATCCGGCGACGCTACAAAGCATCTCGATCTTTTTCACGAACAGTTTGGACGCCCTGCCCATCGGTTCGTCAATCACCGTGCTGGTTGCCGCGAATCCTTCGGGCAGCAGCACGCTCACCACGCCGACCTACCAAACAGCGGCGGCGCGGATCAATACGGCGAATGCTTTCAATCGTTACGACGTGCCGCCGTTGACGATCACTTCCGGCGACTTCGTGATCGGGTTCCGCGTGGACGTACCGCCAGAGATTTATCCCGCCATGCTCGATGACAATTCGCCCTCGCAGATGCGTTCCTATTACGCCACCGGCACCGGCAACCTGCGGCTGCTCGATTCGGTCACTGGCCTGGCCGGGAACTTCCTGATCCGCGCACAACTGCAAGGCACGAATTGCCCGACACCCACACCGACAGTTACGCCGACACCAACAGCCACGCCGACACCAACAGCCACACCCACGCCCACACCCACACCCTCGCCCAATCCAACCCCGACGCCGCCAACCAGCCGCACTGTGCGCTTGGTCTGTGGCAGCGCCACACCGGGCGGCACGCTGACGGTGCCGATTGAATTGATCGCGCAAGGAGATGAGAACGCGCTGGGCTTCGGCCTGGCCTTCGATCCGGCGATTCTGACGTATCAGAGCGCCGCGCGCGGTAGCTCCGTCAGCAATGGCGCGCTCAACATCAATACCAATCAACTCGCGCAAGGCCGCGTCGGCTTGGCGCTGGCGCTGGATTTCGGCGTGACCTTCCCGGCGGGCACGCGGCAAATCATCAACGTCACCTTTGCAGTTTCGGCGACGACGACCGCCAACGGCACGACGCTGGATTTCAGCGACCAGCCGATTCGCCGCCAGGTCTCCAACGCCAATGCCCAAGCCCTCCCGGCCAATTTTATCGGCTGCACGACGATCTCGATCACGCGCGGTTACGAAGCCGACGTGACGCCGCGCCCTGGCGGCAAGAACGACGGCACGATTGCGATCACCGATTGGGTACTGGTCGGGCGCTTTGCCGCCGGGCTGGACACGGCGGCAGTTGGCAGCGAATTCCAACGCGCGGATTGCGCCCCGCGTGACAGCAAAGGCGACGGCCAACTCGCCATCGTGGACTGGGTGCAAGCCGGACGCTACGCCGCCAACCTCGATGCGGCGCAAACCGTCGGTGGGCCAACTGCACCCAGTGGATTGCGGAATGCGGATTTCGGATTGCGGAATGCCTCGCGTTCGGCAACCCGCAATCAACAGCAGCGCGTCTTGCGCGTCGCCGATGCGCTGCTTGCGCGGGGCCAAACCAATACACTGAACATCGAACTCGATGCTGTGGGTGACGAGAACGCGTTGGGATTCAGCCTGAACTTCGATCCGAACGTCTTGACCTTTGTGTCAGCGGCGGCTGGCAGCGGCGCGAGCGATGCGCTGTTGATTACGAACAACACGCAAACGGCGGCGGGGCGCTTGGGCCTGGCGCTGGCGCTGCCCGCCGGACAGCGTTTACGCGCGGGCCGGCAAGCGATTGCGACCGTGCGCTTCAACGCGGCGGCCAACAGCGGCGCAACGACCACTATCGGCTTCGGCGATCAACCGATTCGCCGCCAGTTCTCCGACGCCAATGCGAACGCGCTGCAAGCCACGTACACGAACGGCACGCTGACGCTCGGCAATGCGCTCGCCAGCGTCTCTGCCGCCAGCTTTCTGGGCGAGCAACTCGCGGCCCAATCCATCGTCGCGGCATTCGGCGTGAACCTGGCCGCCAGTGTCGTCACGGCCAATCAAGTGCCACTGCCCACCACACTGGCGGGCACGACCGTCAGCGTGCGTGACAGCTTTGGCGTCGAACGCCTCGCGCCCTTGTTCTTTGTCGCGCCCGAACAAATCAACTACTTGCTGCCGCCGGGCACGGCCCCGGGCGAGGCCGCCATCACCGTCACCAACGGCGCGGGCGCGCGTTCATTGGGCAACATCACGATTGCCGCAGTCGCGCCGGGTTTGTTTGCGGCCAATGCCAACGGGCAAGGCGTCGCGGCGGCTGTCGCCTTGCGCATCAAGGCGAATGGCGCGCAGAGTTTTGAGACGATTGCGCGTTTCGACACGGCGACGCAGCGTTTTGTCAGTACGCCCATTGATCTGGGGCCGGCGGGCGAACAGGTCTTCCTGCTGCTCTTCGGCACGGGTTTGCGCGGACGCAGTGCGCTGACCGCGACGACCGCGTTGATCGGCGGTGTGAATGCGGAGGTTTCCTTCGCGGGCGCACAAGGCGATCTGGTCGGGCTGGATCAAGTGAACGTGGCTGTGCCGCGCACGCTGATTGGACGCGGCGAAGTGGATATTGTGTTGACGGTGGATGGCAAGGCGACGAATGTGGTGCGGGTCAATATCAAGTGA
- a CDS encoding tetratricopeptide repeat protein, translated as MKLSEKPVYLLAGLEVDPARNCLRRAGAEQVLRQKSFRVLLYLVEHRERLVTKEELLQNVWEGTAVTDDALVQIIVELRKVLGDDSRQPRFIRTIPKAGYHFIGPVEELSASSIQLGQSTVIEIEETASVQVEFEETLAPTPALPSPRWFNRKPVLLASLGSGLVIAVLTLLSFSQRPAARTEIALPHMPGKRTVAVLYFENQSGDRELDWLREGLTDMLITNLSRSRTLTLLSRQQLAALLGHIGQQNAVKLNLEDGLEIGRRAQAEMLILGRFARLGEQVRIDVSLHEARTGQLQAAEALVAERPELILGQLDLLALKLAQHLGATPAQEEASGGGLATVMTSNLDAYRYYSLALEQAQMYQFNEAIALLEKALALDPQFALAYARIGHIYAVRMGQGEKARPYLEKALQLNEQLPGRLSERDKLYIAAWSANASYDPERAIATYRELLARYPLETEAYQRLGWVLQRLDRNEEALQVIRQGLVTDPDEKDLYNALGGVCARLGRNDEALAAFQRYIQLTPNDPNAWDSLGGFHQLLGQYEPAAAAYSRALALNPESRIAIIHLGTLYVRQGRYRAAIEQFQRHFQIARDDNQRARSFQYTAAVYLKQSDLPRAAAAIKEEVKYGPDSLWNSLVLALAHGEQTAAQKLNAAIFTPANYNLNNERGFLRHWNYQRGYVALKQGRTDEAINHFRAAVRQWPLEWNYDSYEDCLANAYLELGRTDEAIAEYERILKINPHYPLAQYHLGQAYERKGERAQARAAYERFLQVWQAADADIPEVLKAKTWLANSQ; from the coding sequence ATGAAGCTCTCCGAAAAACCTGTTTATCTTCTTGCTGGTCTTGAGGTTGACCCGGCGCGTAACTGTTTGCGGCGCGCTGGTGCCGAACAAGTCTTGCGGCAAAAGAGTTTTCGGGTGCTGCTTTACTTGGTGGAACACCGCGAACGGCTGGTTACCAAAGAAGAGTTGCTCCAAAACGTTTGGGAGGGAACCGCCGTCACCGATGATGCGCTAGTCCAAATCATCGTCGAGTTGCGTAAGGTGCTCGGCGACGATTCACGCCAGCCGCGCTTCATTCGTACCATTCCCAAAGCCGGTTACCACTTCATTGGCCCGGTCGAAGAGTTGTCTGCATCTTCAATCCAGCTTGGCCAGTCCACAGTCATTGAGATCGAAGAAACCGCTTCCGTGCAGGTCGAGTTTGAAGAAACGCTTGCTCCAACTCCAGCTTTGCCGTCACCGCGCTGGTTCAACCGCAAGCCTGTTTTGTTAGCGTCGTTGGGCAGCGGTTTGGTGATTGCCGTGCTGACGCTTTTGTCGTTTAGCCAACGCCCAGCGGCGCGCACTGAAATCGCCCTGCCACATATGCCGGGCAAGCGGACCGTGGCCGTGCTGTATTTCGAGAATCAGTCGGGTGACCGCGAGTTGGATTGGCTGCGCGAAGGCTTGACCGATATGTTGATCACCAACCTCTCGCGTTCACGCACCCTGACACTGCTGAGCCGCCAGCAACTGGCCGCACTGCTCGGCCACATCGGCCAGCAAAATGCTGTGAAACTGAACTTGGAAGACGGCTTGGAAATCGGGCGGCGTGCCCAGGCAGAGATGCTGATCCTGGGCCGCTTCGCTCGCCTGGGCGAACAGGTGCGGATTGATGTCTCGCTGCACGAGGCGCGCACCGGGCAATTGCAGGCCGCCGAAGCGCTGGTGGCCGAACGCCCGGAGTTGATCCTGGGCCAGCTAGATCTGCTCGCGCTCAAACTGGCGCAGCATCTGGGCGCGACGCCTGCACAAGAAGAAGCGTCCGGCGGCGGGCTGGCGACGGTGATGACGAGCAATCTGGACGCTTACCGCTATTACTCGCTGGCGCTGGAACAGGCGCAAATGTATCAGTTCAACGAGGCGATTGCGTTGCTGGAAAAAGCGCTCGCGCTCGATCCGCAGTTTGCGCTGGCTTACGCGCGCATCGGCCACATTTACGCCGTGCGGATGGGCCAGGGCGAAAAGGCGCGCCCATACCTAGAGAAAGCCTTGCAACTAAACGAGCAGTTGCCGGGCCGCTTGAGTGAGCGGGACAAACTCTACATTGCCGCTTGGTCAGCCAACGCCAGCTACGACCCGGAACGCGCCATCGCCACTTACCGAGAATTGCTGGCCCGCTATCCGTTGGAAACCGAAGCCTATCAACGGCTGGGTTGGGTCTTGCAAAGGCTGGATCGAAACGAAGAAGCGTTGCAAGTGATCCGGCAAGGGCTGGTCACTGATCCCGATGAGAAAGACCTCTACAATGCACTCGGCGGCGTTTGCGCGCGACTCGGGCGCAATGACGAAGCGTTGGCAGCCTTTCAACGTTACATTCAACTGACGCCGAATGACCCGAATGCCTGGGATAGTCTGGGCGGGTTCCACCAACTGTTAGGCCAATATGAACCAGCCGCCGCCGCTTACAGCCGCGCGCTGGCGCTCAATCCCGAATCCCGCATCGCCATCATTCATCTGGGTACGCTTTATGTAAGACAGGGCCGTTATCGCGCCGCCATCGAGCAATTTCAGCGCCACTTTCAGATTGCGCGGGATGACAATCAGCGCGCCCGCAGCTTCCAATACACGGCGGCAGTCTATCTAAAGCAGAGCGACCTGCCCCGCGCCGCCGCTGCGATCAAAGAGGAAGTGAAGTACGGGCCGGATTCGTTATGGAACTCGCTCGTGCTGGCGCTCGCGCACGGCGAGCAAACCGCTGCGCAAAAACTCAACGCGGCAATCTTTACGCCAGCGAATTACAACCTCAACAACGAACGCGGCTTTTTACGGCACTGGAATTACCAGCGCGGCTACGTAGCGTTGAAACAAGGGCGCACTGACGAAGCCATCAACCATTTCCGCGCGGCAGTACGGCAGTGGCCCCTCGAATGGAACTATGATTCGTATGAAGATTGCTTGGCGAATGCTTATCTCGAATTAGGGCGCACGGATGAAGCCATTGCCGAATATGAACGCATCCTGAAAATCAATCCGCATTATCCGCTGGCGCAATACCACCTCGGTCAGGCTTATGAGCGCAAAGGCGAGCGGGCACAGGCGCGCGCTGCATACGAACGCTTTTTGCAGGTTTGGCAAGCTGCTGATGCGGACATTCCCGAAGTGCTCAAGGCCAAGACTTGGTTGGCCAATTCCCAATAA